A genomic region of Metopolophium dirhodum isolate CAU chromosome 1, ASM1992520v1, whole genome shotgun sequence contains the following coding sequences:
- the LOC132936814 gene encoding uncharacterized protein LOC132936814 codes for MALQNIFLLSNRSALNLKEAIKLLKKPNLNNDDVVQCYNLEPKSGLWYMCGYNQSSADSIEWQSTGTRSLPNEKNPTVLVEYFSSEKVNKSVFRLTKKNEYDAALVNYSDVNPTFEKLKRTRISKKKSIKNIMKSRIRLIKKYSNSVSIVSDELIGHEPAEKHVSNNFGPYLGYDGSLPGGSTFVQSTVHIVESAPSAPILSQFKDLNISPIIDSKYIQSPNKDFIPKKDADIMIEHVITPITLSSKVTEWSNEVNDSNASEHSLSIHTIDDSLSSINTNKSNTQMLTGRRIVNMSDIIEQIKKRHSGPYGCSFIDTEYESEVNYGFLSVFTFKCKMCNIKTRLHSEYIHNSEMNINNAAVNACQAIGIGHTQLAELSGFLDLPALSSTGFLRVQTEVAEIVHATAWDEMKKAGEEERRLAIESGNLDVDGIPIITVVADGQWSKRSYKTKYDALSGAASIIGYRTQKVLFVGIRNKYCIICQKSSSMKDKEKPVHTCFLNWKKASTCMEADGVLQGFSNSVEMHGLKYNCLIGDGDSSVTKRLAESRPYGFNFTIRKIECKNHLMRNYASKLTTLARNSSYPLRVRKFILSNIKRFRSDVQMAALHWRKEINITKTQKIKGLRSDLINAPYHRLGHHSNCRSYFCDRSKQIQLNLVPEAETSGMMREIVNIASRLVTNAESLLENKTSNICEQFNSVINKHVAGKRLNFSSRGNYNTRVEAAIVSFNSKQYLRQIHKTFTKCSPGIFGKKFLKNSERIRLNTSKRRQLFPEKRKAKKSKMEGEDEDYGLAEPLIEFFSSEEMENKKIKFLEKLSRADVKKIEFETRDQSSSEMWYNERKIRLTASRFGQICKMRPNTSCKNVVHNILYASDNLQTKSIQYGREMETLGRQKFEQLSKEKVYENGLIIDPEFPFLAASPDGLIGEHYLLEIKCPYSARDSNDAIEAVNSKLLQYCKVEGQKIKLKKDHVYYYQIMGQLHATKREKCFFVIYTAKWTSIEEIYFDQSFWDSKMSEPLQKFYMKSLLPEIIDPQFPKRMLKSDIREPDHIKKKMIIKKN; via the exons acgaatatGACGCTGCCTTGGTTAACTATTCAGATGTGAACCCTACATTTGAGAAATTAAAAAGAACccgtatttctaaaaaaaaatctatcaaaaatattatgaaaagccGTATcagactaataaaaaaatatagtaactcTGTTTCTATTGTTTCTGATGAACTAATTGGACACGAACCTGCAGAAAAACATGTCAG caACAATTTTGGACCATATTTAGGATATGATGGTTCCCTTCCAGGAGGTTCTACCTTTGTGCAGTCTACAGTCCATATAGTAGAATCTGCTCCGAGTGCTCCGATTTTATCACAATTTAA ggatttaaatatttcaccAATTATTGACTCTAAATACATACAATCACCGAACAAAGATTTTATTCCTAAGAAAGA TGCAGATATTATGATTGAACACGTGATTACGCCTATAACGTTATCGTCGAAAGTAACTGAATGGTCAAATGAAGTTAA TGATTCCAATGCGTCTGAACATAGTTTGAGTATTCACACAATAGATGATAGCTTATCATCAATTAAcacaaataaatcaaatactCA AATGTTAACTGGTCGGAGAATTGTCAACATGTCTGATATAAtagaacaaattaaaaaacggCATAGTGGTCCTTATGGTTGTTCGTTTATTGACACGGAATATGAATCAGAAGTGAATTATGGATTTCTatcagtttttacttttaagtgtaaaatgtgtaatattaaaactaGACTACATTCGgaatatattcataattcagaaatgaatattaataatgctGCGGTAAATGCTTGCCAAGCTATAGGTATTGGACATACACAGTTAGCAGAACTATCAGGATTTCTTGATTTGCCTGCATTGTCGAGTACTGGTTTTTTGCGTGTTCAAACCGAGGTAGCTGAAATAGTTCACGCTACAGCTTGGGACGAAATGAAGAAAGCCGGTGAAGAAGAAAGGAGATTGGCAATAGAATCTGGTAACTTGGATGTGGATGGCATACCAATTATTACAGTGGTCGCGGACGGGCAATGGTCCAAGCGAAGCTATAAAACCAAGTACGATGCACTATCAGGCGCG GCATCAATAATTGGTTATAGAACccaaaaagttttatttgtcGGGATTCGaaataaatattgcataattTGTCAAAAGTCTTCAAGTATGAAGGATAAAGAAAAACCTGTACATACATGTTTCCTCAACTGGAAAAAGGCTTCAACTTGCATGGAAGCAGATGGTGTGCTACAAGGATTTTCCAACAGCGTTGAAATGCATGGTCTTAAATACAACTGTTTAATTG gtgaTGGAGATAGCAGCGTCACTAAGCGGTTAGCCGAAAGTCGACCATATGGCTTTAACTTTACAATAAGAAAAATTGAGTGTAAAAACCATCTTATGAGAAATTATGCTTCAAAACTAACAACACTAGCTAGAAATTCGAGTTACCCTCTTCGTGTTcgcaaatttatattatcaaacattaAGAGATTTAGAAGTGATGTTCAGATGGCAGCACTTCATTGGAGAAAAGAAATCAATATTaccaaaacacaaaaaattaaag gtCTGAGGAGTGATTTAATCAATGCACCATATCACAGACTTGGTCATCATTCAAATTGTAGGTCATATTTTTGTGATCGATCAaaacaaattcaattaaatttagtCCCAGAAGCTGAAACTAGTGGAATGATGAGGGAAATAGTGAACATTGCTTCAAGGCTTGTAACTAATGCGGAaagtttattagaaaataagaCTTCTAATATCTGTGAACAGTTTAATTCTGTTATTAATAAACACGTTGCCGGAAAACGATTAAATTTTAGTAGTAgaggtaattataatacaagagTAGAAGCTGCCATTGTGTCATTTAATTCCAAACAATATTTAAGACaaattcataaaacatttaCTAAATGTAGTCCAG gaatatttggaaaaaagtttttgAAGAACAGTGAAAGAATACGACTTAATACCAGTAAAAGAAGACAATTATTTCCGGAAAAAAGAAAagctaaaaaatctaaaatggaAGGAGAAGACGAAGATTATGGACTGGCTGAACctttaatagaatttttttcatcagaagaaatggaaaacaaaaaaattaaatttttagaaaaattaagtcgagctgatgtaaaaaaaatcgaatttgaaACTCGAGACCAAAGCAGCAGTGAAATGTGGTACAACGAACGTAAAATACGACTAACAGCTTCAAGATTTGGTCAAATTTGTAAAATGCGGCCAAACACTAGCTGCAAAAAtgtagttcataatattttatatgcttcTGATAATCTACAAACAAAATCGATACAATATGGTAGAGAAATGGAGACTTTAGGTCGTCAAAAATTTGAACAATTGTCAAAAGAAAAAGTTTATGAGAATGGTTTGATTATAGATCCAGAATTTCCATTTCTAGCTGCCAGCCCAG acggTCTTATTGGTGAACATTATTTATTGGAAATAAAATGTCCATATTCTGCTCGTGATTCAAACGATGCCATTGAAGCAGTGAACAGTAAACTT ctaCAATATTGCAAAGTTGAAgggcaaaaaattaaattgaaaaaagatCACGTATATTACTACCAAATAATGGGACAATTACACGCTACTAAAAGAGAAAAATGCTTTTTTGTGATATACACGGCCAAATGGACCAGTATAGAAGAAATATACTTTGATCAATCATTTTGGGATTCCAAAATGTCTGAACCGCTACAAAA GTTTTATATGAAGTCTTTATTACCCGAAATTATTGATCCACAATTCCCTAAAAGAATGCTGAAATCAGATATTCGAGAACCAgaccacataaaaaaaaaaatgattataaaaaaaaattaa
- the LOC132936816 gene encoding uncharacterized protein LOC132936816, whose protein sequence is MEKDLSRQEKKKDKNNLENSLFVAVYDLQAVLSCPRGEASGFYYLSKLSVYNFTICNLKDTKDVKCYVWYEGEGQRGVNEIGTCVFKYLQELEPKATAVGKSIDVVFYSDNCCGQQKNQFMIAMYRYAIKKLGFINSITHTFLIKGHTQNEGDSVHSVIEKNVSRTLKGGPIYTPDQYFTLIRTSKKTGQPYQVIELTHEDFFDIKSLEANLAFGNQNVKIGELRIVKLEKLYPNKMFYKTSFSEDDFSEIETKRITRRSNENNEVGQLFSLYDSKLPINEKKEKRITYSI, encoded by the coding sequence ATGGAGAAAGATCTTTCAaggcaagaaaaaaaaaaagataaaaataatttagaaaacagTTTATTTGTAGCAGTGTATGACTTACAAGCTGTACTTTCATGTCCTAGAGGAGAAGCTTCTGGATTTTATTACTTGTCTAAATTatctgtttataattttaccatttgtaatttaaaagatACCAAAGatgtaaaatgttatgtttGGTATGAAGGAGAGGGACAAAGAGGAGTCAATGAAATTGGTACCTGTGTCTTCAAGTATCTACAAGAATTGGAACCAAAAGCTACTGCTGTGGGTAAATCTATTGATGTAGTATTTTATTCAGACAATTGCTGTGGCCAACAGAAAAATCAATTCATGATAGCAATGTATCGttatgcaattaaaaaattaggATTTATTAATAGCATtactcatacatttttaatcaaaggACATACCCAGAATGAAGGAGATTCCGTTCATtcagtaattgaaaaaaatgtcagTCGTACTTTGAAAGGAGGTCCAATATATACCCCAGATCAATACTTCACTCTAATTCGAACATCAAAAAAAACTGGACAGCCTTATCAGGTCATTGAGCTAACTCACGAAGACTTCTTTGACATAAAAAGTTTGGAAGCAAACCTAGCTTTTGGAAATCAAAATGTGAAAATTGGAGAATTACGCATAGTTAAATTAGAAAAGCTGTATCCtaacaaaatgttttacaaaACTTCCTTTAGTGAAGATGATTTTTCAGAAATTGAAACTAAAAGAATAACAAGAAGaagtaatgaaaataatgaagttgGCCAGTTATTTTCATTGTATGATTCCAAGTTaccaataaatgaaaaaaaagaaaaaaggatTACTTactctatttga